From a region of the Pseudomonas fulva 12-X genome:
- a CDS encoding gamma-glutamyl-gamma-aminobutyrate hydrolase family protein → MTRMPLIGVTACRQMLGKYDSHTVGDKYVEAAAYAGLPVVLPARSTPTDPQQLLEQLDGILFTGSPSNVEPRHYHGTPSLEGTQHDPSRDANTLPLLRLAIEKGVPVFCICRGFQELNVSLGGTLHQRVQELPGYMDHREPQLDSVAERYAPQHAVAVQAGGVFERIGLPAQFQVNSLHSQGVDRLAERLRVEALAPDGLIEAVSLPDAPGFLIGVQWHPEWRFTENPESLKLFQAFREACQAYAQARDQR, encoded by the coding sequence ATGACCCGCATGCCCCTGATCGGTGTGACTGCCTGCCGGCAGATGCTTGGTAAATACGATTCGCACACGGTCGGCGACAAGTACGTCGAAGCGGCGGCCTACGCCGGCCTGCCGGTGGTGCTGCCGGCGCGCAGCACGCCGACCGACCCGCAGCAGTTGCTCGAGCAGCTCGACGGCATCCTGTTCACCGGCTCGCCATCCAACGTCGAGCCGCGCCATTACCATGGCACGCCAAGCCTGGAAGGCACCCAGCACGACCCGAGCCGCGACGCCAACACCCTGCCGTTGCTGCGCCTGGCCATTGAGAAGGGCGTGCCGGTGTTCTGCATCTGCCGCGGCTTCCAGGAGCTCAACGTGAGCCTGGGTGGCACCCTGCACCAACGGGTGCAGGAGCTGCCGGGCTACATGGACCATCGCGAACCGCAGCTCGACTCGGTGGCCGAGCGCTACGCGCCGCAGCATGCGGTGGCGGTGCAGGCGGGCGGTGTATTCGAGCGTATCGGCCTGCCAGCGCAGTTTCAGGTCAATTCCCTGCACAGCCAGGGCGTCGACCGCCTGGCCGAGCGCCTGCGCGTCGAAGCGCTGGCGCCGGATGGCCTGATCGAAGCGGTGTCGCTTCCCGATGCGCCGGGCTTTCTGATCGGTGTGCAGTGGCACCCGGAGTGGCGCTTCACCGAGAACCCCGAGTCGCTGAAGCTGTTCCAGGCCTTCCGTGAGGCCTGCCAGGCCTACGCCCAGGCCCGCGACCAGCGCTGA